GGTGGGCGAGATCCGGCTCGCCCGGTCCGAGGATCATGGTGGGTGGCGCGCCGAGGGCGGCGGCGAGCACCGAGCCGTCAGTGAAGTAGCACACGCCCTGGGGCTCGCCGCCCACTCCGGCGATATGGTGCGCGAGCGCACACACCCGTCGCACCCAGGGATGTTCGGGCGCGGTCCAGATGGCGGGCAGGTCCAGCAGCGTCGAAACGCGCGTCTCGGCGCCCAGGAAGGCGGACATCTGCGCGCGCAGCTCGTCATGGGACTGTCCCGGAAGGGTGCGGATGTCGAGGCTGACCACCGCACGGTCTGGGACCGAGTTGATGTTGATACCGCCGTGGAAGGTGCCGATGCTGAGGGTCGGCGCGCCGAGCACCGGATGGCGCATGTGGTTGAAGTCGAAGTCCTGGAGACGCATCACCAGCTCGGCCGCCTTCACCACTGCGTTCACGCCGTTCTGCGGCATGGAGCCGTGGGCGGTGACGCCCTCGGCCGCCGCTTCCAGCCAAAGCGCGCCCTTGTGGCCGACCAAGGGGACGTTGGCGGTGGGCTCGCCAATCAGCAGCGCGTCCGCCGTGCCGAGGAGCCCCGCCGTCTCGGCCACCGAGCGGGCTCCGTCGCAGCCGGTCTCCTCGCCGGCGGTGATAACGAGCAGGAGGCCGCTCTCCCCCTCGTCGCGGCGCCCATAGTCCCGCGCCGCGGCGACGAAGGCGGCGACGCCGCTCTTCATGTCGCTGGACCCGCGCCCGTAGAGGCGCCCGTCGATGATCGCGCCGCCGAACGGATCGACGCTCCAGGCCCGCGAACCGAGCGGCACGGTGTCCACATGGCCGGTGAAAGCGAGGACGCGCCCCGTTCCGCCGGCCCGCGCCACGAGACTGGAGCGGCCCGGCCCGAGCGGCGCCTCGGCGCAGCGGAAGCCGAGCGGCTCCAGCTCCGCGCGCACGAGGCCGATGGCCCGCGCCTCGTTACCGGGCGGGTTGACGGTGTCGATCCGCACCAGGGCACGGGTCAGCTCGACGGCATAGGAATTGGTCACGACGCGATCACCATGTCTTCTCGTTGCGCCGCCCGCGCGAAGGCGCGGACGGGTCGTTCATCCGAAATAGGCCCGCTTCACATCCTCGTCGGCGGCGAGCTGGGTGCTGGTCCCGGAGGCAGTGACCCGCCCCTGGGACAGCACGTAGCCGGCGTGCGAGATGGCGAGCGTCTGCCGCACGTTTTGCTCGATGAGGAACACGGTCGTGCCGTCGGCATTGAGCTTGTGGATGATGGCGAAGCTCTCCTTCACGAACAGCGGCGAGAGGCCGAGCGAGGGCTCGTCGATCACCAGCAGGCGCGGCTCCGCCACCACGCCGCGACCGATGGAGACCATGGCCTGCTCGCCGCCGGAGAGGGTGCCCGCCATCTGCGCGCGCCGCTCGGCGAGGCGGGGAAACAGGGAATAGACCCGGTCGAGCCCACGAGAAAGCCGCCCGCCCTTGGCATAGGCGCCGAGGCGCAGGTTCTCCTCCACCGTCAGCTTCGGAAACATGCGCCGGCCTTCCGGGATGCAGGCGATGCCGGCGCCGACGATGCGGTGCGTCGCCCATCCCGATATGTCCTCGCCGGCGAAGGTGATGGTGCCGGCGCTCGCCGGGGTCAGGCCCATGATGGCGCGCACCAGCGTGGACTTGCCGGCCCCGTTGGCGCCCAGGAGGCAGGTGACGGCGCCGTCCTCGATGTCGATGTTGACGTCGGCGAGCACGTCGGCATGGTCGTAGCCGGAGCGGATGCCGCGCATGGAGAGGATGGCGCTCATTCTTCCCCCAGATAGGCGCGCTGGACCATGGGATCGGCGACCACGGCGCGGTACGGCCCCTCGCAGACCTTGCGGCCGAAGTTGAACACCACGCACCGGTCGGTGACGCGCTCGATGGTGGCCATGTCGTGCTCGACGATGACGATGGCGAGGTCGCCCATCTCGGCGCGGATGGCGAGGATGTCGTCCATCAGCCGGCGGGTCTCCTCGTGGGTCATGCCGGCGGAGGGCTCGTCGAGCAGCAGCAGGCGCGGGCGCGCCATCAGCGCGCGGCAGACCTCGATGCGCCGGCGCTGGATCATAGGCAGGCCGGCGGTGGGCTGGAGCGGCGCGCGGGCCAGCTCAGGGTCGAACCGCTCCAGCAGGGCGCGCACCTGCGCCAGCTGCGCGTCCATCTCCCGCGCCAGCCGGCGGCGGCGGAACAAGGCATGGAATATCCTCGTGTCGAGGTGCTTGCCGTTGCCCAGCACGACGTTCTCGAACACCGAGAGGTCGAGGCACAGGCGCGAGCGCTGGAAAGTGCGGGCGATGCCCTTGCCGTAGACCGTCTGCGCCGAGGCGGCGGTGAGGTCCTCGCCGTCGAATCGCACCGTCCCGCCATGGGGCGCGAAGATGCCGGTAACGACGTTGAAGAAGGTGGTCTTGCCGGAGCCGTTGGGACCGATGAGCCCCAGCACCTCGCCGGCCTTCACCTGAACGTCCACCCCGTCGAGGGCGATGATGCCGCCGAACCGCCGTGAGAGGCTTTGGGCTTCGAGCAGCGCGGTCATCGGGCCGCCTCCGCCGAGAGCCGCGCGGCGCGCGGGATCAGGCCCTGCGGGCGGAACAGCAGGACCAGCACCACCAGCGCCGAGAAGATGAGGAAGCGGTATTCTTGAAGCACCTGGAGCTTTTCCGGCACCAGTACCACCAGCAGGCAGGCGATGAGCGTGCCCCAGTGGTTGCCGAGCCCGCCCAGGAGCACGATGGAGATCAGGATCAGCGAATCCCCGAGCGTGAAGTTGGAAGGGGCGATGAACCCCGCCATGAAGGCATAGAGCGCGCCCGCGAGCCCGGCGAGCACGCTGCCGAACACGAAGGCGATCGCCTTCCACACCGCCGGGCGGATGCCGAAGCAGGCGGCGGCGGTCTCGTCGGCGCGCACCATGTCGAGGGTCAGGCCGGCCCAGGAGCGCTCCAGCCGCTGCGCCAGCACCATGGAGGCGGCGAGCAGCGCCAGCGCCGCCACCAGGTAGACCGCGTATTGCGACACGTCGTACCCGAGCATCTCGAACGGGCGGTTGGGCCGCCAGCCGAAGATGTCGATGCCGCGCACCTGGAGCCCCTGGGGGCCGCCGAGCGTGTCGTTCACCTCCAGGAAGCCCTTGAACAGCATGGCGAAGGCGATGGTGACCACGGCCGCATAGTGGCCGCGCGCGCGGCACAGGGGCAGCACCAGGACCGCGCCCATCACCCCCGCCACCAAAGCGGCGAAGGGGAAGGCGAGGATGTGCGGCAGGCCCGACTGCACCACCACCGCGCCCGCATAGGCTCCGGCACCGTAGAGCGAGGCGCCGGCGAAGTTCACGACGCCCGCATCCCCGGTCTGCACGTTGAGGCCGATGCAGACGGTGGCGGTCAGCAGCACGCTCGCCAGCATGAGCAAATTGAAATGGTCGTCGAGAAACACGAACGCCACGGCGAGGGCGGCGAGCACCGCCGCCCCGCCCATGAGACCCTCGTGGACGGTGAACGCCGTCGCGAGCGGGCGGGCGAGCGCCGGGCGGCGCAGCAGCCACCCGAGCACGAGCGCGAGGGCGCCCACCGCCGCCACCTCCCATTGGTGCTCGCCCTTCAGCAGCAGCACCACCCACGCGGCGCTCGCGGCGATGGCGCCGAGGCCCACCGCGAGTGGATGTCTTACGACAAGCTCCGGCATGGTCAGACCCTCTCGCTCGGGGCTTCGGCGAGAAGGCCCGTGGGCCGCCACGTCATGATGAGGATCACCACCGCGAAGGTGAACACGTCGCGATAGGCGCTGGGAATGGGTAGGGCGACGGTGCCGATGGTCTGGAGAGCGGCGAAGAGGAAACCGCCGACCAGCGCGCCGTAGAAGTTGCCCATGCCGCCGATGATGGCGGCCGAGAAGCCGGCAACGCCGAGGAACAGGCCCATGCCGAAATTGATCTCGTTGTAATAGAGCCCGTTCATCACCCCCGCCTAGCAGGCGGCCTTCGGTCGCTTGACGACCACTATGATGAGCTATGGAAGAAACCCCTCCTTCACGACGCGACATCGGCCGACGTCTAAAGGTGAGCCAGAATGAGTGCGGTGACAGGCAACGGCCAGGCGCTGCGTTGTCGCCGGAAAGCAGCCCTTCCCATTGTCCGACATGGGTCACGACCGCCCGTCGCTCGCCGTTCGTGCTCAACTGACGGAGAACGAACATCGCTGGATGCGTTAAGCAGTGCTTCCGGATCTGGCTACCTTGTAGCAGCGGGGTTGGGTTCGTCTGCCACCGGTTGTCCTGATACGTCTTCCGGGATCTCATGCAGAAAGTTCTGTCCCTTCTGCAGCCTCTTGCCGAGCGTTTCGACGAATCCCTCGTAGCGCTCTCGCCCCTTGATCTGCGCGGCGGCCTGGGCGTCGCTCGGCAGCGGCGGCGTGATGGTCAACCAGAAGCGCACGAAGAGCGCGAGCGTGTCGGCGGTGATCCGGAGGTCGCGCTCGATGCGCGCGGCCTGACGGGAGAGGCGGTCGAGGCGCCGGGCAAAGGCCGCCTCGCGCTTGTCGGCACCGTCGGGCGAGAGGAAGGAGGCGACGGCCGCCTCGACGATCGCCGAGCGGGACAGCTTCCGGCGCTCGGCGAGCTCGGAGATCTCCTTGAGCATCTGCGGCGGAAAATACACATTCATCCGGTCACGCATGGCCATCCTCACAGATCGATGCCGTCATGGGGGTCGAGCGCCGCCTGCCTTGCGACGCCGCGCATCTGCTGCCGCAGGACACGTGCCAGCTGGGCCGTGTCGTCCGGCTCGTCGTCGAGGACGATGGCGAACTCGTCCGCGGGTCCTGCCGGCGTTGTTTCCTTGGCGATGGCGATGTGGTCCGGGAGTTCCGGCTCACGGCGCAGGCCGCTGTTGGCGGTGTAGCGGCGCGCGCTGGACGTTCTCGGCGAGCGAATCCTCCTCGGCGATACCGCCCTCCCGGATGACGCAGGGCACCGGCGCGGTCTTGGCGAGGCGCTTGCACTTCACCAGCAGCTCCAGTGCCCGGTAGCGCCGGCCGCCGGCGGGGATCTCGAACATGCCGGTCTCGACGCCGTCGGCATCGACGACGGCGCGGACGCTGAGGCCCTGCAGGAGGCCGCGCCGGGCGATGTCTTCGGCCAGTTCCTCGATCGAGACCCCGGCCTTCACGTGCCGGACGTTCGCCTGGCTGAGCATCAGCTTGTTGAAGGGGATGTCGCGCGAGGGCGACAGGGTGATCTTGGCGACGATAGCCATCGATATGGTCTCCGCGACGGGCGGCCGGAGAACCTCTCTCTCAGCATCGCGTCCGTCGCGAAGCGCAGCGCCGCCCTCTGCCTCTGAGGACGGCGCCGCGAACCCGGCGATCCGGAAAGCCGGGACGACACGGGGCCGGAGACACGGCAATCCGCATCTCCGGCTTTCCGGGTTTCAGGCGGCCCGGTCGAGCAGCTTCTTCGCCCGAGCCTCCAGATCGAGCCGGGCGTCCTGGTGGGGCTTGTCCCGCGCGACGGCGGTGATGCCCTGCACGAAGTCGAAGACGCTCGCGGGCGGACGGCCTTCCTCCATCAGCACCGTCTCGATGATCCTGGCCGTCTCGGCCTTGGAGAAGCCGCGCTTGCGCAGGAACGCGCTGCGGTCCTCATCCGAGCGGGCCACGATCTTCTCCCGCGCGGACTTGATGCCGTTGACGAAGGGGAGGGGGGAGGAATTGGCGAAGCGGGTCAGCGCCGGTGCCGCCTCATGGGCAAAGCGGGATGCGGCGTATTTGGAGTGGCGGATGGTGATCTCCTCGAAATCCTCGACGCCCCAGAGATTGCGGTTCTGGCATACGGCACGCAGATAGAAGCTCGCCATGCCGAGCGTCTTCGCCCCGACCTCTGAGTTCCAGCAGTAGAAGCCGCGGAAATAGAGGTCGGGCGAACCGTCGGGCAGACGGCCGGCCTCGATGGGATTGAGGTCGTCCACCAGGAACAGGAACACATCCCGATCCGAGGCGTAGAGGGTCGTCGTATCCTTGGTGATGTCGACCCGGGGATTGTAGATGCCGGTGGACCAGTCGAGCACCCCCGGCACCTTCCAGCGGGTGTCGCCGGTGCCATCGCCGGCGATCCGCTGCACGGCGGCGACCAACTCGTGGTCAAAGATGCGGCCATAGTCGGGACCGGTGACGGCGCGCAGCTCGACCCGGCCGTCCTCGATCTCCAGCGTCTTCACCTGCTCGGCGCGATGGGAGGTGATACCATATTGCAGATTGATGCCGGCGAGCGGTGCCGGGAGCTGCCGCAAATAGGCCGCCGGGGCGCCGACCAGGCTCGCGAGCTGGCCGAAGCTCCAGTGGGTCGGGGCGACGGGGGCGTCCGAGCCCGGCAGCACCAGCGTCAGGCGTTCGGCGTTCTCTCGGCTCGCCTCGACGCGGATCGCCGCACTCTCGACCGTCCGCGTCCTGCTGTGCTCGGTCCGGCCGTACACTGCGGTGAACAGGTCCGACAGGGACAGGTAGCGCTCGTCATCCGGTCGGGAGAACCACTCTGAGGACACGCGGCCGATCCGCTCGCCGCGGCTGACGTCCACCTTGTAGCCGCCAGCACCATCGCGCGCGGCGTCCAGAATCTCCACCTGAGTCATGGGTCGTCTCCATGACGGGCGCCGGGAGCCTCTCTCCCAGCCCACATCCCGTCATGGCCGAACCGGCCAACCTCTCACTCTCGACTCGTTGCAGGACAACCCCGCTGACGGGTCGCCGGAGACCCGCAGCGTGGTAGTAGGGAAGCCCTTCCCTCAGAGCCGTAAATCGGAGCGGACGCAAAGGGGGCAATGGCCATGCGGCTCGGCTCAGGACTGCGGGGATCTTTCCCCCTGGCGCGCTTACGGGCTGTGACCCGTTGCGGCCCTTTGGAACGCCTGCTTTGGGCGCGCGAACTGAACCAGCGCGGCCTTAGCCGTTACGCACCGTCATGGCGGTGCGCAGCATCTTTGCTGGAGATGGTGCCGGGCTGCTCCCGACTTCCGAAAACTCTCCGCTTGCTGTTGGTAGTAAGCTTGCCTACCATAAGACAAAAGGAGAACGATCTCATGGCCAGTGTCGAGAAGGTGAGTGTCGCCCTCACCCCCGAAATGGCGGCGATGATGCGTGAGGTGGTCAAGACCGGCGAGTATGCGTCGGCGAGCGAGGTCATGCGGGAGGCCCTGCGCGACTGGAAGCACCGGCGGACGCAGCGTGCCAAGGCCATCGAAGAGCTGGGGCGGTTGTGGGATGCCGGCATGAGCAGCGGCCCCGCTGTCGATGGTGAGGAAGCCTTCGCCCGGATCAGGCAGAAGCTCGATGCCAAGATTGCTGGGCGTGGGGGAGAATGAGCTACCGGCTTCGACCACAGGCCGAGGCGGACATCGAAGCCATCGCCCTTTACATTGCCGAGGACAATCCTTCGGCGGCCCGACGCTGGTACGAAGATATTTACCGCCGTTGCCAGCGGATAGGGGAGATGCCAGGCATCGGCGTTGCGAGGCCCGAGGTGCGGCCTGAGCTGAGAAGCCTACCAGCCGGCAACTACCTGATTTTGTACCGCCAGATCGACGAGGGGGCGGAGATCGTCCGTGTCGTGCACGGCGCACGACAATGGGAAGATCTGCTCTAGATCGCGCCCGCGGATGGCTGCCAGGCAGGGCTGGAGATGATCCTTTGTGGACCTCGGAAACGTCTGCTTGTGGATGCCTAGCAGAGCATTACCGCCAAAAGGGTATGCCGATCGCCGTGCGCATCGGCGCGCAGATGACCACGCCTCGTTTCGTCATGGACTTGGCCTTTCATGGATCACGACTGATCGCATGCGCGCTGGCGGGGCCGGCGCGCTGATGACGCTCACGCCTTCCTTCGGATGGTCCCGTCCAATCGGGTTGCTTCCGCCACGGTGTTCGAAATCGTGCCGTACTTGCGGACGTTGGTGTGGAGCAAAGCCAGGCGCTGCTCCGTCTCGTCCGTATCGATGATCAGTTCGTAATCCACCGAGACGATCTTCGGTGGGGCGTCCTGCCGAACGGCGTGGAGCGTGACATCCACCCCGCGCAACTCGAAGTTCAGCATCGGGGTCACCCGCTCGATGCCCTTGATCATGCACGCAGCGATGGCGGCAAGGAACAGTTCCGCCGGGTTGAAAGCATCGGCGCGCCCGCCGATGTCGGTGTCGAGGGTGATCTCGGCCTCTTTCGTACGGGCGAGGCTGCCGTGTGCGTCGATGCGCGCCGCGCGAACCTTGTATTCCAGCATGGCGGGGCTCACGCCGCGAGCCAGCGGGCGACATCGTCCGGCTTCGGCAGGCCGCCGGCATGCACCACTTTGCCGTCGATGACGATGCCGGGAGTCGAGGCGATGCCGTAGCCGGCGATCACCACATAGTCCGTCACCTTCTCCACGCTCACGTCGAGTCCGAGCTTGGCCGCCTCGTCCCGCACCATCTGCGCCGTTGCCTCGCAGCGGGAGCAGCCGGGGCCGAGAACCTTCACGTCTTTCATGGCTTCTGCCTTTCTATTCAGGAAAACAGCGCGTTGAACAGGAAGCCCACGGCGAGGATGCCGGTTGCCACCACGCCGACGAACACGGCGATCAGCTTCAGGCTCAGTACTTTGCGCAGGATGATCATTTCCGGCAGGGACAAGGCGATCACCGCCATCATGAAGGCGAGCACGGTGCCCAGCGCCGCCCCCTTGGCCAGCAGGGCCTCCACCACCGGGATGATGCCCGCGGCATTGGAATACATGGGAATGCCCAAAAGGACCGCGGCCGGGACCGACCACCACGCATCCCGCCCCATGATGGAGGCGAGAAGGTCTGCCGGAACGTAGCCGTGGATGAAGGCGCCCGCCGCGATGCCGGCGATGATCCACATCCACACCTTGCCGACGATGTCGCGCACCGCGTCGAGGCCGGCTTTGATGCGATCCACCAGTGTCATGCCGTTCGGCGGCAGCTCGACCGGTGCGGCGCGCACATTGCGCACCCAGTCTTCCAGCCAGCCCTCCAGATGCAGCCGCCCGATGACCCAGCCGGCGACGATGGCCACCCCGAGGCCGAAGGCCAGATAGGTGAGCGCCACCTTCCAGCCGACCAGCGCGAACAGAAGGCCCAGCGCCACCTCGTTCACCATGGGCGCGGCGATGAGGAAGGAGAAGGTGACGCCGAGGGGCACCCCGGCGGAGACGAAACCGACAAACAGCGGCACCGCCGAGCAGGAGCAGAAAGGCGTGACGATGCCGAGGCCGGCGGCGGCCACATTGCCGAGCCCCTCGCGCTTTCCGGCGAGCAGGGCACGGGTGCGCTCGGCGGAGAAGAAGCTGCGCACCACGCCCATGGCGAACACCACCAGCGTCAGCAGCATCAGCACCTTGGGGGTGTCGTAGATGAAGAACGCGACCGCCTCGGCCAGATGGCTACCCGGCTCCACCGGCAGGCGGGCCACCAGCCATTGGGAGAACGGCGCGAGCTGGGCATAGACCGCGAACCACAGGGCGATCGCCGCGACCGTTGCCGCCGCCCAGGCCAGGGGCGAGGCCTCCCGGGGCGGCTTGCGCCCGGTCAATGACAGGTCGGCGCTCATGCGGCTCTCCTGTTCGATGACGCGTCCAGGCTCGCGAGGACAGCATCGATGATGGCGGCCTGCTCGGTCGGCAATTCGGGATTGCGGCGGTAGCGCACCCATTGGGCGTCCCGCCGGTCGACCACCAGGCCGGCCTGCTTGAGGACCGCCATATGGCGCGACATGCGGGATTGGGTGACGCCGAGGACGCGCACAAGCTCGCAGACGCAATGCTCGCGCCCGTCCCACAGGAGGCGGACCGCCGCGAGGCGGGTGGGTTCGGCCAAGGCCGACAGAAGGGTGAGCGCGGACTGCATGGATCCCATTTACGCTCATGCGCATATGCGTGTAAACGCATTTCATTCGAGGTCTATCGCCGGTAACGTGGCGATTTCGGCCATCGGTGACGACAGTTTCGGGTGTGTCCGCCCGCCGCTGTGGTTCGCGCGCAGGACCGCGGACGCCGTCCGTCCTGCATCACGAGTGGGGTATTGGGCGTGGATCGATGCGGCAGGAGGCGCAAGCGCGCCTAAAATGCTCGGGCTCAACCCCGGCTCAGGTCGGAGGGGCGGACGTGTCCGCCCGCAAGAAGGGAGAGCGTCATGAAAATCAAGTCTGTCTCCATTGCGCGCGTCGCAGCGTATGCGCTGGTCGCGGCGGCATTGTTCGCGGTGCCGGCGAGCGCCCAGATGGGCGGTGGGCCGGGCCAGGGTCCGGGGATGATGGGTCAGGGTGCGGGATATATGGGTCCCGGCCAGGGGGGCTGGGGTCCCGGGTTCCATCGCTCGGCCCGGGGCATGATGGGCGGCTGCGGGGGCTGGATGACCGGTGATGCCGATGGCGAGCTGCCCGCCTTCATTGAGGGGCGAGCTGCATTCCTGAAGGCCGAGCTCGGCGTCACCGATGCGCAGGCCAAGGCATGGAACGCCTATGTGGTGGCGATGAAGAACAATTTCGTCAGCATGCAGGGCTTGCGCCAGGCCATGCGCGCCAGCTTTGACGCCGACACGCCGGTGGAGCGCCTGGAGTCCCGTATCGCGGTGATGGAAGCCCGCGCCGCCGCTCTCAAGGACATGAAGCAGCCGCTAAGCGACCTCTACGCCGCGCTCAGCGATGGCCAGAAGAAGAAGGCCAACGAGCTGCTCACCGGCATGGGATGC
The nucleotide sequence above comes from Xanthobacter flavus. Encoded proteins:
- a CDS encoding M20 family metallopeptidase yields the protein MTNSYAVELTRALVRIDTVNPPGNEARAIGLVRAELEPLGFRCAEAPLGPGRSSLVARAGGTGRVLAFTGHVDTVPLGSRAWSVDPFGGAIIDGRLYGRGSSDMKSGVAAFVAAARDYGRRDEGESGLLLVITAGEETGCDGARSVAETAGLLGTADALLIGEPTANVPLVGHKGALWLEAAAEGVTAHGSMPQNGVNAVVKAAELVMRLQDFDFNHMRHPVLGAPTLSIGTFHGGININSVPDRAVVSLDIRTLPGQSHDELRAQMSAFLGAETRVSTLLDLPAIWTAPEHPWVRRVCALAHHIAGVGGEPQGVCYFTDGSVLAAALGAPPTMILGPGEPDLAHQTDEYCRVDRIYEATALYAAILRDWYGEALRGPAPVAGQLADGRIAP
- a CDS encoding ABC transporter ATP-binding protein, with the translated sequence MSAILSMRGIRSGYDHADVLADVNIDIEDGAVTCLLGANGAGKSTLVRAIMGLTPASAGTITFAGEDISGWATHRIVGAGIACIPEGRRMFPKLTVEENLRLGAYAKGGRLSRGLDRVYSLFPRLAERRAQMAGTLSGGEQAMVSIGRGVVAEPRLLVIDEPSLGLSPLFVKESFAIIHKLNADGTTVFLIEQNVRQTLAISHAGYVLSQGRVTASGTSTQLAADEDVKRAYFG
- a CDS encoding ABC transporter ATP-binding protein, with amino-acid sequence MTALLEAQSLSRRFGGIIALDGVDVQVKAGEVLGLIGPNGSGKTTFFNVVTGIFAPHGGTVRFDGEDLTAASAQTVYGKGIARTFQRSRLCLDLSVFENVVLGNGKHLDTRIFHALFRRRRLAREMDAQLAQVRALLERFDPELARAPLQPTAGLPMIQRRRIEVCRALMARPRLLLLDEPSAGMTHEETRRLMDDILAIRAEMGDLAIVIVEHDMATIERVTDRCVVFNFGRKVCEGPYRAVVADPMVQRAYLGEE
- a CDS encoding branched-chain amino acid ABC transporter permease; protein product: MPELVVRHPLAVGLGAIAASAAWVVLLLKGEHQWEVAAVGALALVLGWLLRRPALARPLATAFTVHEGLMGGAAVLAALAVAFVFLDDHFNLLMLASVLLTATVCIGLNVQTGDAGVVNFAGASLYGAGAYAGAVVVQSGLPHILAFPFAALVAGVMGAVLVLPLCRARGHYAAVVTIAFAMLFKGFLEVNDTLGGPQGLQVRGIDIFGWRPNRPFEMLGYDVSQYAVYLVAALALLAASMVLAQRLERSWAGLTLDMVRADETAAACFGIRPAVWKAIAFVFGSVLAGLAGALYAFMAGFIAPSNFTLGDSLILISIVLLGGLGNHWGTLIACLLVVLVPEKLQVLQEYRFLIFSALVVLVLLFRPQGLIPRAARLSAEAAR
- a CDS encoding ABC transporter permease subunit, whose product is MNGLYYNEINFGMGLFLGVAGFSAAIIGGMGNFYGALVGGFLFAALQTIGTVALPIPSAYRDVFTFAVVILIMTWRPTGLLAEAPSERV
- a CDS encoding CopG family transcriptional regulator, whose amino-acid sequence is MRDRMNVYFPPQMLKEISELAERRKLSRSAIVEAAVASFLSPDGADKREAAFARRLDRLSRQAARIERDLRITADTLALFVRFWLTITPPLPSDAQAAAQIKGRERYEGFVETLGKRLQKGQNFLHEIPEDVSGQPVADEPNPAATR
- a CDS encoding DUF932 domain-containing protein, whose product is MTQVEILDAARDGAGGYKVDVSRGERIGRVSSEWFSRPDDERYLSLSDLFTAVYGRTEHSRTRTVESAAIRVEASRENAERLTLVLPGSDAPVAPTHWSFGQLASLVGAPAAYLRQLPAPLAGINLQYGITSHRAEQVKTLEIEDGRVELRAVTGPDYGRIFDHELVAAVQRIAGDGTGDTRWKVPGVLDWSTGIYNPRVDITKDTTTLYASDRDVFLFLVDDLNPIEAGRLPDGSPDLYFRGFYCWNSEVGAKTLGMASFYLRAVCQNRNLWGVEDFEEITIRHSKYAASRFAHEAAPALTRFANSSPLPFVNGIKSAREKIVARSDEDRSAFLRKRGFSKAETARIIETVLMEEGRPPASVFDFVQGITAVARDKPHQDARLDLEARAKKLLDRAA
- a CDS encoding type II toxin-antitoxin system ParD family antitoxin, producing the protein MASVEKVSVALTPEMAAMMREVVKTGEYASASEVMREALRDWKHRRTQRAKAIEELGRLWDAGMSSGPAVDGEEAFARIRQKLDAKIAGRGGE
- a CDS encoding type II toxin-antitoxin system RelE/ParE family toxin, producing MSYRLRPQAEADIEAIALYIAEDNPSAARRWYEDIYRRCQRIGEMPGIGVARPEVRPELRSLPAGNYLILYRQIDEGAEIVRVVHGARQWEDLL
- a CDS encoding OsmC family protein, which produces MSPAMLEYKVRAARIDAHGSLARTKEAEITLDTDIGGRADAFNPAELFLAAIAACMIKGIERVTPMLNFELRGVDVTLHAVRQDAPPKIVSVDYELIIDTDETEQRLALLHTNVRKYGTISNTVAEATRLDGTIRRKA
- a CDS encoding thioredoxin family protein translates to MKDVKVLGPGCSRCEATAQMVRDEAAKLGLDVSVEKVTDYVVIAGYGIASTPGIVIDGKVVHAGGLPKPDDVARWLAA
- a CDS encoding permease produces the protein MSADLSLTGRKPPREASPLAWAAATVAAIALWFAVYAQLAPFSQWLVARLPVEPGSHLAEAVAFFIYDTPKVLMLLTLVVFAMGVVRSFFSAERTRALLAGKREGLGNVAAAGLGIVTPFCSCSAVPLFVGFVSAGVPLGVTFSFLIAAPMVNEVALGLLFALVGWKVALTYLAFGLGVAIVAGWVIGRLHLEGWLEDWVRNVRAAPVELPPNGMTLVDRIKAGLDAVRDIVGKVWMWIIAGIAAGAFIHGYVPADLLASIMGRDAWWSVPAAVLLGIPMYSNAAGIIPVVEALLAKGAALGTVLAFMMAVIALSLPEMIILRKVLSLKLIAVFVGVVATGILAVGFLFNALFS
- a CDS encoding ArsR/SmtB family transcription factor; translated protein: MQSALTLLSALAEPTRLAAVRLLWDGREHCVCELVRVLGVTQSRMSRHMAVLKQAGLVVDRRDAQWVRYRRNPELPTEQAAIIDAVLASLDASSNRRAA
- a CDS encoding Spy/CpxP family protein refolding chaperone, with product MKIKSVSIARVAAYALVAAALFAVPASAQMGGGPGQGPGMMGQGAGYMGPGQGGWGPGFHRSARGMMGGCGGWMTGDADGELPAFIEGRAAFLKAELGVTDAQAKAWNAYVVAMKNNFVSMQGLRQAMRASFDADTPVERLESRIAVMEARAAALKDMKQPLSDLYAALSDGQKKKANELLTGMGCMM